In Archangium violaceum, the following are encoded in one genomic region:
- the mdoH gene encoding glucans biosynthesis glucosyltransferase MdoH, translating into MYAHSFSPGSAGLRRACVLGLTALSTLVAAWEMLRLLSVKGHTVPELLMSGLFILCFAWISLSFWAAVAGFLQLALGRRLPGLRWPDAQEEAAPLKRRTAVVMPIHNEDPAAVFANVQATYESVAATGQLDSFDFYVLSDSTRAEAWVAEELAWADLCRRVGGQGRIFYRRRSDNTGKKAGNLADFCERWGRRYDFMVVLDADSLMSGDTLVKMARLMELNPRVGILQAPPQLVGRATLFARLQQFAGRVYGPVVAAGAAAWQLGESNYWGHNAILRVTAFTEHCGLPVLPGQQPFGGHILSHDFVEAALMRRAGYTVWLVPELGGSYEQPPPHLLAYAQRDRRWCQGNLQHLRLVLAGGLHPFSRAHFLMGVMSYVASPLWLLFLGSGLVAALHDGFVEPEYFPAHRTLFPVWPTFDSEGALRLMTASLAMLLLPKVLGLVLALASREQAALMGGRVRLVLSALVESVLSTLLAPVMMLFQSHFVFGTLLGYRVSWTSQQRDDEDLPWAEAARRHAVHTAVGVVLAAVAFLVSPGLLPWLSPVVAGLLLSIPLSVWTARASLGSWAARHGLFLIPEESAPPPVVARALELTGRELEPVGDGLERVLKDPRAHALHMALLASSPGIDVTPLALASARRKLLEGQPEQLSANEKVAVLLDAETLEQARLRYA; encoded by the coding sequence ATGTACGCGCATTCCTTCTCTCCCGGCTCCGCCGGGCTCCGCCGGGCGTGTGTGCTCGGCCTGACCGCGCTCTCCACCCTCGTCGCGGCGTGGGAGATGCTCCGCCTGCTGAGCGTCAAGGGCCACACCGTGCCCGAGCTGCTCATGTCGGGCCTCTTCATCCTCTGCTTCGCGTGGATCTCCCTGTCCTTCTGGGCGGCGGTGGCGGGCTTCCTCCAGCTCGCGCTCGGCCGGCGGCTGCCCGGCCTGCGGTGGCCGGACGCCCAGGAGGAGGCGGCCCCGCTCAAGCGCCGCACCGCGGTGGTGATGCCCATCCACAACGAGGATCCGGCGGCGGTCTTCGCCAACGTGCAGGCCACCTACGAGTCGGTGGCGGCCACGGGGCAGCTGGACTCCTTCGACTTCTACGTGCTGAGCGACTCCACGCGCGCCGAGGCCTGGGTGGCCGAGGAGCTGGCATGGGCGGACCTGTGCCGCCGGGTGGGCGGACAGGGGCGCATCTTCTACCGGCGGCGCTCGGACAACACGGGGAAGAAGGCGGGCAACCTCGCCGACTTCTGCGAGCGCTGGGGCCGCCGCTACGACTTCATGGTGGTGCTGGACGCCGACAGCCTCATGTCCGGCGACACGCTGGTGAAGATGGCCCGGCTGATGGAGCTCAACCCGCGCGTGGGCATCCTCCAGGCCCCGCCGCAGCTGGTGGGACGGGCCACGCTCTTCGCCCGCCTGCAGCAGTTCGCCGGCCGGGTGTACGGGCCCGTGGTGGCCGCGGGCGCGGCGGCCTGGCAGCTCGGGGAGTCCAACTACTGGGGCCACAACGCCATCCTGCGCGTGACCGCCTTCACCGAGCACTGCGGGCTGCCCGTGCTGCCGGGACAGCAGCCCTTCGGCGGCCACATCCTCAGCCATGACTTCGTGGAGGCGGCGCTGATGCGGCGCGCCGGCTACACGGTGTGGCTGGTGCCGGAGCTGGGCGGCAGCTACGAGCAGCCCCCTCCCCACCTGCTGGCCTACGCGCAGCGCGACCGGCGCTGGTGCCAGGGCAACCTCCAGCACCTGCGGCTCGTCCTCGCAGGCGGGCTGCACCCCTTCAGCCGGGCGCACTTCCTCATGGGCGTGATGTCCTATGTGGCCTCGCCGCTGTGGCTGCTCTTCCTGGGGTCCGGGCTGGTGGCGGCGCTGCACGATGGGTTCGTGGAGCCGGAGTATTTCCCGGCCCACCGCACGCTCTTCCCGGTGTGGCCCACGTTCGACTCGGAGGGCGCGCTGCGGCTGATGACGGCGTCCCTGGCCATGCTGCTGCTGCCCAAGGTCCTCGGGCTCGTCCTGGCCCTGGCGAGCCGGGAGCAGGCGGCGCTCATGGGAGGCCGGGTCCGCCTGGTGCTGAGCGCGCTGGTGGAGAGCGTGCTGTCCACGCTGCTCGCGCCGGTGATGATGCTCTTCCAGTCGCACTTCGTCTTCGGCACGCTGCTCGGCTACCGGGTGTCCTGGACGAGCCAGCAGCGCGACGACGAGGACCTGCCCTGGGCGGAGGCGGCGCGGCGCCATGCGGTCCACACGGCGGTGGGCGTGGTGCTGGCGGCCGTGGCCTTCCTCGTGTCCCCGGGACTGCTCCCGTGGCTGTCCCCCGTGGTGGCCGGGCTGTTGCTGTCCATCCCGCTGTCGGTGTGGACGGCGCGTGCGTCCCTGGGCTCGTGGGCGGCACGGCACGGCCTGTTCCTCATCCCCGAGGAGTCGGCCCCACCGCCGGTGGTGGCCCGGGCGCTCGAGCTCACCGGGCGGGAGCTGGAGCCGGTGGGAGACGGGCTGGAGCGGGTGCTGAAGGATCCGCGCGCGCACGCGTTGCATATGGCCCTGCTGGCGTCCTCGCCGGGCATCGACGTGACGCCGCTCGCGCTCGCCTCGGCTCGCCGCAAGCTGCTGGAGGGGCAGCCGGAGCAGCTCTCCGCGAACGAGAAGGTGGCGGTGCTGCTGGACGCGGAGACGCTCGAGCAGGCGCGGCTCCGGTACGCGTGA
- a CDS encoding glucan biosynthesis protein produces MKWAVRRARELCALGTLWAMVAGAKPAFTPETVRERARELASRPYQAPASTLPPAYAQLSYDQYRDIRYRPERAWWRDAGLPFQAQFFHPGFLYTSPIRLHEVEGGEAKPVRFSPDLFTYGSLVKELKPEPVDGFAGFRLTHPLNRPDHFDEVVSFLGASYFRALGRGNVYGLSARGLAIDTALPEGEEFPSFREFWLEKPAPGTDRVVVHALLDSPSVTGAYRFVIIPGERTVVEVEATLHARKAVKRLGVAPLTSMYLFGENDRGTYDDFRPEVHDSDGLVLWMKNGEHLWRPLQNPARLSVSSFQVEGLRTFGLLQRDQSFPNYEDLEARYDKRPGVWVEPVGDWGRGSVQLVEIPTPQEVHDNIVAFWVPEAPFAPGAELRLAWKLHWGNAPPVRPTVAVTTSTRIASGGTASARRFVLEFSRGGPEGAGPVEPVITASKGQVLHPIAQRNDVTGGWRVTFELVPQAGAPAELRCFLRRGSATLTETWSYLWTP; encoded by the coding sequence ATGAAGTGGGCTGTACGAAGGGCCCGAGAGCTGTGTGCGCTCGGGACACTGTGGGCGATGGTGGCCGGGGCGAAACCGGCCTTCACTCCCGAGACCGTACGGGAGCGGGCCCGCGAGCTGGCCAGCCGCCCCTACCAGGCCCCGGCCTCGACGCTCCCGCCCGCCTACGCGCAGCTCTCGTACGACCAGTACCGGGACATCCGCTACCGCCCCGAGCGCGCCTGGTGGCGCGACGCCGGCCTGCCCTTCCAGGCCCAGTTCTTCCACCCGGGCTTCCTCTACACCTCGCCCATCCGCCTGCACGAGGTGGAGGGGGGTGAGGCGAAGCCGGTGCGCTTCTCGCCGGACCTCTTCACCTATGGCTCGCTGGTGAAGGAGCTCAAGCCCGAGCCCGTGGACGGCTTCGCGGGCTTCCGGCTCACCCACCCGCTCAACCGGCCGGACCACTTCGACGAGGTGGTGTCCTTCCTGGGCGCCAGCTACTTCCGCGCCCTGGGCCGGGGCAACGTGTACGGGCTGTCCGCCCGCGGGCTGGCCATCGACACGGCGCTCCCCGAGGGCGAGGAGTTCCCCTCGTTCCGTGAGTTCTGGCTGGAGAAGCCCGCCCCCGGCACGGACCGCGTCGTGGTGCATGCCCTGCTGGACAGCCCGAGCGTCACCGGCGCCTACCGCTTCGTCATCATCCCCGGTGAGCGGACGGTGGTGGAGGTCGAGGCGACGCTCCACGCACGCAAGGCGGTGAAGCGGCTCGGGGTGGCGCCGCTCACCAGCATGTACCTCTTCGGGGAGAACGACCGGGGCACCTACGACGACTTCCGGCCCGAGGTGCATGACTCGGACGGGCTCGTCCTGTGGATGAAGAATGGCGAGCACCTGTGGCGCCCGCTGCAGAACCCGGCCCGGCTGAGTGTCTCCAGCTTCCAGGTGGAGGGCCTGCGCACCTTCGGCCTGTTGCAGCGCGATCAGTCCTTCCCCAACTACGAGGACCTGGAGGCGCGCTACGACAAGCGTCCCGGCGTCTGGGTGGAGCCGGTGGGCGACTGGGGCCGCGGCTCGGTGCAGCTGGTGGAGATTCCCACGCCGCAGGAGGTGCACGACAACATCGTGGCCTTCTGGGTGCCCGAGGCGCCCTTCGCCCCCGGCGCCGAGCTGCGCCTCGCGTGGAAGCTGCACTGGGGGAACGCGCCGCCCGTGCGCCCCACCGTGGCCGTCACCACCTCCACGCGCATCGCCTCGGGTGGCACGGCGAGCGCCCGGCGCTTCGTCCTCGAGTTCTCTCGCGGTGGCCCCGAGGGAGCGGGGCCGGTCGAGCCGGTCATCACGGCCTCGAAGGGCCAGGTGCTCCACCCCATCGCGCAGCGCAACGACGTCACCGGCGGCTGGCGGGTCACCTTCGAGCTGGTGCCACAAGCCGGTGCTCCCGCCGAGCTGCGCTGCTTCCTCCGACGCGGATCCGCAACCCTCACCGAGACATGGAGTTACCTATGGACACCGTGA
- a CDS encoding aldo/keto reductase, which yields MEFRQLGGSGFKVPVLSLGTGTFGGGNEFFKGFGSSDVKEATRLVDISLDAGLNMFDSADVYSGGAAEEILGQAIKGRRERVIISTKATFRAGPGPNDVGSSRYHLIRACEAALRRLGTDYIDLFQLHGFDAVTPVEETLNALDDLVRAGKIRYIGCSNFSGWHLMKSLAVSDRYNLARYVAHQAYYSLVGRDYEWELMPLGVDQKVSAVVWSPLGWGRLTGKIRRGQPLPEGTRLRNAMTAGGGPQVPEEHLYRVVDALDEVAKETGKTVPQIALNWLLQRPTVANVIIGARNEEQLRQNLGAIGWNLTPEQVAKLDAASATPSAYPYWHQRQFVERNPFPTR from the coding sequence ATGGAATTCAGACAACTTGGTGGTTCGGGGTTCAAGGTTCCCGTGCTCAGTCTTGGTACGGGGACCTTTGGTGGCGGCAACGAGTTCTTCAAGGGCTTCGGGAGCAGCGACGTGAAGGAGGCCACCCGGCTCGTCGACATCTCGCTCGACGCCGGGCTGAACATGTTCGACTCGGCCGACGTGTACTCGGGCGGTGCGGCCGAGGAGATCCTGGGCCAGGCGATCAAGGGCCGTCGGGAGCGGGTGATCATCTCCACGAAGGCCACCTTCCGCGCGGGTCCGGGCCCCAATGACGTGGGTTCCTCGCGCTACCACCTCATCCGGGCCTGCGAGGCGGCCCTGCGCCGGCTGGGCACCGATTACATCGACCTGTTCCAGCTCCACGGCTTCGATGCCGTCACGCCCGTGGAGGAGACGCTCAACGCGCTGGACGATCTCGTGCGGGCTGGGAAGATCCGCTACATCGGCTGCTCGAACTTCTCGGGCTGGCACCTGATGAAGTCACTGGCCGTGTCGGATCGGTACAACCTGGCGCGCTACGTGGCCCATCAGGCGTACTACTCGCTCGTCGGGCGCGACTACGAGTGGGAGCTGATGCCGCTGGGAGTCGACCAGAAGGTGAGCGCGGTGGTGTGGAGCCCGCTGGGGTGGGGACGGTTGACGGGGAAGATCCGGCGCGGCCAGCCGCTGCCGGAGGGCACGCGTCTGCGGAACGCCATGACGGCTGGCGGCGGCCCACAGGTTCCCGAGGAGCACCTCTACCGGGTCGTGGATGCGCTGGACGAGGTGGCGAAGGAGACGGGCAAGACGGTGCCGCAGATCGCCCTGAACTGGCTGTTGCAGCGGCCGACGGTGGCCAACGTCATCATCGGAGCGCGCAACGAGGAGCAGCTGCGCCAGAACCTGGGCGCGATCGGCTGGAACCTCACGCCGGAGCAGGTGGCGAAGCTCGACGCGGCCAGCGCGACGCCCTCGGCCTACCCCTACTGGCACCAGCGGCAGTTCGTGGAGCGGAACCCGTTCCCGACGCGCTGA
- a CDS encoding Wall-associated protein precursor: protein MCSCKQGMVSACVALAGDDARKAAQVLDEVQDALEQASRMEGKDDENKRQQLQAAADSLSQALGSSEPPQCNGQEHHLISRSIAKRLSKHPTLKGLYKPRDPRFVARAKDEESHCGYQEWHRKVDEEVINWLDKYSNATPKEFMDKLREIYSRPEMRARFPHGF, encoded by the coding sequence GTGTGCAGCTGCAAGCAGGGAATGGTGAGTGCCTGCGTGGCACTCGCGGGGGATGATGCGCGAAAGGCCGCACAGGTATTGGACGAGGTGCAGGATGCACTGGAGCAAGCCTCGCGGATGGAGGGGAAGGACGACGAGAACAAGAGGCAGCAGCTCCAGGCGGCGGCGGACTCCTTGTCCCAGGCGCTGGGGTCCTCCGAACCTCCCCAGTGCAACGGCCAGGAGCACCACCTCATCTCCCGGTCCATTGCCAAGAGGCTTTCGAAACACCCCACTCTCAAAGGGCTCTACAAACCCCGGGACCCGCGCTTCGTAGCTCGAGCCAAGGACGAGGAGTCACACTGCGGCTACCAGGAGTGGCACCGCAAGGTGGACGAGGAGGTCATCAACTGGCTCGACAAGTACTCCAACGCCACGCCCAAGGAGTTCATGGACAAGCTGCGGGAGATCTACAGTCGCCCCGAAATGCGAGCGAGGTTCCCCCATGGATTCTGA
- a CDS encoding reverse transcriptase family protein: MNLASLLLELKPLLADPDANFDRITDLLERHQGLAEYEVARFYVSRSWKEPVESRLRSVDPRERSKGVRQLPLMFSGTVAARHLRSRVKDADSRVASAARAAVRKLGLADVAPPDSRVAPSRHHGRRSVGGWNPTGWYFGLFRYETQGWSGSMKRPPPTSGELPRLSTRADVAKLVGVDESELDALMRPGTEAGSGYVEFEVPKRSGGVRRISAPRQKLKEVQRALLDQVLARMTPHPAAHGFIEGRSTVSNAGPHVGSTVVLRVDLEDFFPTVHYRRVKGLFQVHGYGEEVAGVLAGLTTHRPKLPDGTVVWPGALPQGAPTSPAIANLVCRRMDARLTALATKFGATYTRYADDLSFSFRAPPERLGRFFWWINAILQQEGFTENGPKRRVMRQGSRQRVTGLTVNQKVSIPREERRRFKAILANCRRHGVASQARGRPDFERWLEGYAAYVRMVHPELGARWQREVKELLGR; encoded by the coding sequence ATGAACCTCGCCAGCCTCCTCCTCGAACTCAAGCCCCTGCTGGCGGACCCCGACGCGAACTTCGATCGCATCACCGACCTGCTGGAGCGCCACCAGGGCCTGGCCGAGTACGAGGTGGCCCGTTTCTACGTGAGCCGCTCGTGGAAGGAGCCCGTCGAGAGCAGGCTGCGCAGCGTGGATCCGCGCGAGCGCTCGAAGGGGGTGCGGCAGCTCCCGCTCATGTTCTCCGGCACGGTGGCCGCCCGGCATCTCCGCTCGCGGGTGAAGGACGCGGACTCGCGTGTGGCCTCGGCGGCTCGGGCCGCGGTGCGCAAGCTGGGGCTCGCGGACGTGGCGCCACCGGATAGCCGGGTGGCGCCCTCCCGCCACCACGGCCGCAGGAGCGTGGGCGGATGGAACCCGACTGGCTGGTACTTCGGCCTCTTCCGGTACGAGACCCAGGGCTGGTCCGGGAGCATGAAGCGTCCACCGCCCACCTCGGGCGAGCTGCCCAGGTTGAGCACCCGGGCCGACGTGGCGAAGCTGGTGGGCGTGGACGAGTCCGAGCTGGACGCGCTGATGCGTCCGGGCACCGAGGCGGGTTCGGGCTACGTGGAGTTCGAGGTGCCCAAGCGCTCGGGTGGGGTACGCCGCATCTCGGCGCCGCGCCAGAAGCTCAAGGAGGTGCAGCGGGCGCTCCTCGACCAGGTGCTCGCGCGCATGACGCCGCACCCGGCCGCGCACGGCTTCATCGAGGGGCGCTCCACGGTGAGCAACGCCGGGCCGCACGTGGGCTCCACGGTGGTGCTGCGGGTGGATCTGGAGGACTTCTTCCCCACGGTGCACTACCGCCGGGTGAAGGGCCTGTTCCAGGTGCACGGCTATGGCGAGGAGGTGGCCGGAGTGCTCGCCGGGCTGACCACGCATCGCCCGAAGCTGCCGGACGGGACGGTGGTGTGGCCGGGCGCGCTGCCGCAGGGGGCGCCCACCTCTCCGGCCATCGCCAACCTGGTGTGCCGCCGCATGGACGCGCGCCTCACCGCGCTGGCCACGAAGTTCGGCGCCACCTACACGCGCTACGCGGATGACCTGTCCTTCTCCTTCCGCGCGCCTCCCGAGCGGCTGGGCCGCTTCTTCTGGTGGATCAACGCCATCCTCCAGCAGGAGGGCTTCACCGAGAACGGTCCGAAGCGGCGGGTGATGCGCCAGGGCTCGCGCCAGCGGGTGACGGGTCTCACGGTGAACCAGAAGGTCTCCATCCCGCGCGAGGAGCGGCGGCGCTTCAAGGCCATCCTCGCCAATTGCCGGCGGCACGGAGTGGCCTCGCAGGCGAGGGGACGGCCGGACTTCGAACGCTGGCTCGAGGGCTACGCGGCCTACGTGCGCATGGTGCACCCGGAGCTGGGCGCGCGCTGGCAGCGAGAGGTGAAGGAGTTGCTCGGCCGATGA
- a CDS encoding MGMT family protein, translating into MSTTITITMQERRFFERIYQVVEQVPRGKVTTYGDVALIVGGDCDARIVGLAMGDLGPRAAKVPWQRVINRSGGISTQGYNQRELLVAEGVEFDEKGKVLLERFRWGGPDKEWAVKHGFTPLPARAPSKEEEDKSQLRLF; encoded by the coding sequence ATGTCCACCACCATCACCATCACAATGCAGGAGCGAAGGTTCTTCGAGCGCATCTACCAGGTCGTCGAGCAGGTGCCTCGGGGCAAGGTGACGACCTACGGCGATGTAGCGCTCATCGTCGGAGGGGACTGCGATGCGCGCATCGTGGGGCTCGCGATGGGCGACCTGGGGCCGCGCGCCGCCAAGGTGCCCTGGCAGCGCGTCATCAACCGCTCGGGAGGCATCAGCACCCAGGGGTACAACCAGCGGGAGCTGCTGGTGGCCGAGGGGGTCGAGTTCGACGAGAAGGGGAAGGTGCTCCTGGAGCGCTTCCGCTGGGGCGGGCCCGACAAGGAGTGGGCGGTGAAGCACGGCTTCACCCCGCTGCCGGCGCGCGCCCCGAGCAAGGAAGAAGAGGACAAGTCCCAGTTGCGCCTGTTCTGA
- a CDS encoding amidohydrolase family protein — protein sequence MEGRLVLKNCSIFRADGRGRSGMAIVIEDGLIRRVAPDAEVPVLPGDWEVSCRGRLVLPGLVDCHSHLVGDLLSPASGEVLLHPPQARMEYERRLAARLTAGDVEVLSLYAMARALHSGVTLAVEHLSCPGDVAGGLEAQARAAERLGLRLVSSHATHSLDGAPHADAQAEANADFVRRRGAHPLVRGALGFHASWTSGDSLLRRLGVLREVSGAPVVFHLSEGDHDLATTWEHHGQRVVHRLESFGLLGPLSVAAYARSVDDAESIRLAQSGTCVALGPGAALLVEPSGRALETLLGRQNLMGLGSGGHGNLWDALAAALVTAVGAARGSRLVDPDGVLVQLFADGPAEVCSRLFGVPSGAVEEGRLADLVVFDCVPSIESDSGQAPHLLGQIGRSRVAWNIVHGRVTVREGQLLGVDEVELAQEAARVLSDVRARARAWEAETPGGPVSGG from the coding sequence ATGGAAGGCCGCCTGGTCCTCAAGAATTGTTCCATCTTCCGCGCGGACGGCCGGGGGCGCTCCGGGATGGCCATCGTCATCGAGGATGGTCTCATCCGCCGGGTCGCTCCCGACGCCGAGGTGCCCGTGCTCCCCGGGGACTGGGAAGTCTCCTGCCGCGGACGGCTGGTGCTTCCCGGTCTCGTGGACTGCCATTCCCACCTGGTGGGCGATCTGCTCTCACCGGCCTCGGGAGAGGTCCTCCTGCACCCGCCCCAGGCGCGGATGGAATACGAGCGGCGCCTGGCCGCGCGCCTCACCGCCGGGGACGTGGAGGTGCTCTCCCTGTACGCCATGGCCCGGGCCCTGCACTCGGGCGTCACCCTGGCGGTGGAGCACCTGTCCTGTCCGGGAGACGTGGCCGGCGGGCTCGAGGCCCAGGCGCGCGCGGCGGAGCGGCTCGGCCTGCGGCTGGTGTCGAGCCACGCCACCCACAGCCTCGACGGTGCCCCCCATGCCGACGCCCAGGCCGAGGCCAATGCCGACTTCGTTCGCCGCCGGGGCGCCCATCCGCTGGTGCGCGGCGCGCTCGGCTTCCACGCCTCGTGGACGAGCGGGGACTCGCTGCTGCGCAGGCTCGGCGTGCTGCGCGAGGTCTCCGGCGCGCCCGTCGTCTTCCACCTCTCCGAGGGCGACCATGACCTCGCCACCACCTGGGAGCACCACGGCCAGCGGGTGGTGCACCGGCTGGAGTCCTTCGGGCTGCTCGGGCCGCTCTCGGTGGCCGCGTACGCGCGCTCGGTGGACGACGCCGAGTCCATCCGCCTGGCCCAGTCCGGCACGTGCGTGGCGCTCGGCCCCGGGGCGGCGCTCCTCGTCGAGCCCAGTGGCCGGGCGTTGGAGACGCTGCTCGGGCGCCAGAACCTGATGGGGCTGGGCAGTGGTGGGCATGGCAACCTCTGGGACGCGCTGGCCGCCGCGCTCGTGACGGCGGTGGGGGCGGCGCGGGGCTCGCGGCTGGTGGACCCGGACGGCGTGCTGGTGCAGCTCTTCGCGGACGGCCCGGCGGAGGTGTGCTCGCGTCTCTTCGGCGTGCCCTCCGGCGCGGTGGAGGAGGGGCGGCTGGCGGACCTGGTGGTGTTCGACTGCGTGCCGTCCATAGAGTCGGACAGCGGGCAGGCCCCGCATCTGCTGGGGCAGATCGGACGTTCCCGGGTGGCGTGGAACATCGTCCACGGGCGCGTCACCGTGCGCGAGGGGCAGTTGCTGGGCGTGGACGAGGTGGAGCTGGCGCAAGAGGCCGCCCGCGTCCTCTCCGACGTGCGGGCGCGTGCCCGAGCCTGGGAGGCCGAGACACCCGGGGGCCCGGTGAGCGGAGGATGA
- a CDS encoding class I SAM-dependent rRNA methyltransferase, which translates to MSPRTASLADVLREARERRAPLREDPRTTAFRLINGAPDGVPDVTVDVFEHVHVVSLYRDFMPAEEVALLDAVEAAWAPRSVYLKRRPREARHLANVAKEQLAPEVAARGESVESLVALENGLRFLIRPGQGLSVGLYLDMRDTRVWLAGEVRGLTVLNLFSYTCGFGVAATAGGAKRVLNIDASRRVLDWGEENARLNGQPVDRYDYVAGDVFDWLGRLTRKGETFDVVVADPPSFATTRTSRFSAARDYANLAEASARLVAPGGRLVACCNLATLESRRFDAMVTEGVSRAGRKGRGVHQLGPSPVDFPASPEHPAALKVRVLELS; encoded by the coding sequence ATGAGCCCGCGCACCGCCTCTCTCGCGGACGTGCTCCGCGAGGCCCGGGAGCGGCGCGCGCCGCTGCGAGAGGACCCGCGCACCACCGCCTTCCGGCTCATCAACGGCGCGCCAGATGGCGTTCCGGACGTGACGGTGGACGTCTTCGAGCACGTGCACGTGGTGAGTCTCTACCGGGACTTCATGCCAGCCGAGGAGGTGGCGCTGCTGGATGCGGTGGAAGCGGCCTGGGCGCCGCGCAGCGTGTACCTCAAGCGCAGGCCCCGGGAGGCACGCCACCTGGCCAACGTGGCGAAGGAGCAGCTCGCCCCCGAGGTGGCCGCGCGCGGCGAGTCGGTGGAGTCGCTGGTGGCGCTGGAGAACGGGCTGCGCTTCCTCATCCGTCCCGGGCAGGGACTCTCGGTGGGCCTCTACCTGGACATGCGCGACACGCGGGTGTGGTTGGCCGGGGAGGTGCGAGGCCTCACGGTGCTCAACCTCTTCTCCTATACGTGCGGCTTTGGCGTGGCGGCCACCGCGGGCGGGGCGAAGCGCGTCCTCAACATCGACGCCAGCCGCCGCGTGCTGGACTGGGGTGAGGAGAACGCGCGCCTCAACGGACAGCCGGTGGACCGGTATGACTACGTGGCGGGGGACGTCTTCGACTGGCTCGGGCGCCTGACGCGCAAGGGGGAGACGTTCGACGTGGTGGTGGCGGATCCGCCCTCGTTCGCCACCACGCGCACCAGCCGCTTCTCCGCCGCGCGGGACTACGCCAACCTGGCCGAGGCCTCCGCCCGCCTGGTGGCTCCCGGGGGCCGGCTGGTGGCGTGTTGCAACCTCGCCACCCTGGAGTCCCGCCGCTTCGACGCCATGGTGACGGAAGGCGTGTCCCGGGCCGGCCGCAAGGGCAGGGGGGTGCACCAGCTGGGTCCCTCGCCGGTGGACTTCCCCGCCTCCCCCGAGCACCCGGCCGCCTTGAAGGTGCGGGTGCTCGAGCTCTCCTGA